The Sediminispirochaeta smaragdinae DSM 11293 genome has a segment encoding these proteins:
- a CDS encoding efflux RND transporter permease subunit has product MQLHSVNSIFRRIGTWLIAHRWLILLFMLLVSAFGFSGLNKVAVTSSNDEWFNKADEIEIATDRFEELFGNNDTIALLVESDDVFQPYVLQMIREIGNELLLKVPYADEITSLTELDVSVGTEEGIAVINPVGDEIPQDPQELAEIKELVLSREALVNKIVSADAKETWISLSLKEYPDEAVWKAENDVEPMYRAGEAAIAVVTDPKWESPYYTIKAVGMPYTETEERDFMGSEAALRVGTGFIAMALLLLLFLRSLRGLLVPLFTTIAGIALVYGIYGWIGTAIDANMMTLPVLLGMALAVGYSIHLINTFKRYFRETGNRKKSVITAVEETGWPIFFTAVTTMGSVLSFSAAGIIPIRWLGFTCAAVVGVVYLYVIILTPILLSFGKDRTDSSDRLQAKGMSASDRRFRGLGEFVIARRKSILFVFIIAAVLLVPGVFKVSVNIDSFEFMGLRIPYIKRVYDVVNSQLGSYISYNVTVDFGEQDAVKDPDILKRLDKLIQEAGGFELTKKSNGVPKIYSILDIVKEMNRTLHEDDPDYYQIPENREMVSQLLFLYELSGGTKTYEWIDENYSILRAQIELSRFDANEIVYELDHIRRLGTELFPHARVDIVGSAVRFAAMNEKIVIGELKSFLTALCVIGILLALVFGSLRTGLIGMIPNITPIVVIGGVMGYFGFSLDMMTMTIMPMLLGIAVDDTIHFINHIKYEFERGGNYHDAILISFRNIGKTLAMTTVILSASFAMYIFSPVNTLSRVGILAVIGLTAALAADYLMTPILIYITKPFGKETADRRAL; this is encoded by the coding sequence ATGCAACTCCATAGTGTTAATAGCATATTCCGGAGAATCGGCACCTGGCTTATCGCCCACCGCTGGCTCATTCTTCTGTTTATGCTTCTTGTTTCTGCTTTTGGTTTCAGCGGCCTGAATAAAGTCGCAGTTACAAGCTCTAATGACGAATGGTTTAACAAGGCAGATGAGATTGAAATTGCAACGGACCGTTTTGAAGAGCTTTTCGGGAACAATGATACCATTGCTCTTCTTGTTGAATCGGACGATGTGTTTCAACCATACGTCTTGCAAATGATCCGTGAAATTGGCAACGAGCTATTACTCAAGGTCCCTTATGCCGATGAGATTACATCGTTGACCGAATTGGATGTCTCAGTAGGGACCGAAGAAGGAATAGCTGTCATAAATCCGGTGGGAGACGAAATTCCGCAAGATCCACAGGAACTGGCTGAAATTAAGGAGCTGGTTCTTTCGAGAGAGGCTCTTGTAAACAAGATCGTATCGGCAGACGCAAAGGAAACCTGGATTTCTCTTTCCCTGAAGGAATATCCAGATGAAGCGGTATGGAAAGCGGAAAACGATGTGGAACCAATGTATCGGGCAGGAGAGGCTGCCATCGCAGTGGTTACAGATCCAAAATGGGAAAGTCCTTACTATACCATTAAGGCGGTCGGCATGCCCTATACCGAAACTGAAGAACGGGATTTTATGGGCAGCGAAGCCGCTCTTAGAGTCGGAACCGGCTTTATTGCCATGGCACTATTGCTTCTTCTTTTTCTTAGGTCGCTTAGAGGCCTTTTGGTACCACTATTCACCACCATTGCAGGTATAGCGTTAGTATACGGCATCTACGGTTGGATTGGAACCGCCATCGATGCGAATATGATGACACTTCCTGTGCTTCTTGGCATGGCCTTGGCGGTTGGTTACTCTATTCATCTTATTAACACGTTCAAAAGATATTTTCGTGAAACAGGAAATCGGAAAAAATCGGTTATTACCGCGGTAGAGGAAACAGGCTGGCCCATTTTTTTCACAGCGGTAACCACTATGGGATCGGTACTCTCCTTTTCCGCTGCAGGCATCATACCAATCCGCTGGCTGGGCTTTACCTGTGCCGCAGTTGTCGGTGTTGTTTACCTTTATGTCATCATACTGACCCCAATTCTCCTCAGTTTTGGAAAAGACCGAACAGACAGCAGCGATCGTCTGCAGGCAAAAGGGATGAGCGCTTCTGATCGTCGTTTTCGCGGTCTTGGTGAATTTGTCATTGCCAGAAGGAAATCAATCCTCTTTGTTTTTATTATAGCGGCTGTACTCCTTGTTCCGGGAGTCTTCAAGGTTAGCGTAAACATAGACAGTTTTGAGTTTATGGGGCTAAGAATCCCTTATATAAAAAGGGTTTATGATGTAGTCAACTCCCAGCTTGGCTCGTATATCTCCTACAACGTTACCGTAGATTTCGGAGAGCAGGACGCCGTTAAGGATCCCGATATTCTGAAAAGACTGGACAAGCTTATTCAAGAAGCAGGAGGCTTCGAACTCACAAAGAAAAGCAATGGGGTCCCTAAAATTTATTCCATTCTGGATATTGTAAAAGAAATGAACAGGACCCTACATGAAGATGACCCTGACTACTATCAGATACCTGAGAATAGAGAAATGGTCAGCCAGTTGCTCTTTCTCTATGAGCTTTCAGGAGGAACAAAGACCTACGAATGGATAGATGAAAACTACTCAATTCTACGTGCGCAAATCGAACTATCAAGGTTTGATGCCAATGAAATAGTCTATGAGCTTGATCACATACGTCGGCTCGGCACAGAGCTATTTCCTCACGCAAGAGTCGATATAGTGGGAAGTGCTGTACGTTTTGCAGCCATGAATGAAAAAATCGTCATCGGAGAATTAAAATCATTCCTGACGGCACTTTGTGTCATTGGAATTCTTCTTGCTCTTGTGTTCGGAAGCCTCAGAACCGGACTTATCGGAATGATCCCCAACATTACTCCCATTGTGGTAATCGGAGGAGTCATGGGATATTTCGGGTTCTCCCTCGATATGATGACCATGACCATTATGCCGATGCTTCTGGGGATTGCAGTAGACGATACGATACATTTCATCAATCACATTAAATATGAGTTCGAACGGGGAGGAAATTACCATGATGCGATACTCATCTCCTTTCGGAACATAGGTAAGACGCTTGCAATGACTACTGTGATTCTATCGGCATCCTTTGCCATGTATATCTTTTCACCTGTTAATACCCTTTCCAGGGTCGGCATACTGGCGGTCATCGGCCTTACCGCTGCCCTTGCTGCCGACTACCTCATGACTCCGATCCTGATCTACATAACAAAGCCCTTTGGCAAAGAAACGGCCGATCGGAGAGCCCTTTAG
- a CDS encoding outer membrane lipoprotein-sorting protein, whose translation MHTRITEKSLNHVPCLLVFLALSTLPVLSIGAESLSGRDIMQMVDDRDDGDTSRNEMVMTLTSRRGNVRTREVLSYSKDYGEDEKTVMVFLTPSDVKGVGYLTWSYEESGKDDDTWLFMPALRKVRRISGSSRNDYFMGTDFTYDDMGDREVDEDEHKLIGEETVDGKRCWVVESTPKDPNYMYSKKISKIRQDISMVVQVDYFDRQGKLLKKLVVSQIEQINGIWTAGRMEMENLQDQHTTLMETRGVSYNQEVSDALFRVSTLEQGRIR comes from the coding sequence ATGCATACCAGAATTACCGAGAAAAGCCTGAATCACGTTCCATGTCTGCTTGTATTCCTGGCTCTGTCCACACTTCCGGTCCTGTCGATAGGAGCCGAGAGTCTTAGCGGCCGTGACATCATGCAGATGGTGGATGATCGGGACGACGGAGATACCAGCCGCAACGAGATGGTCATGACTCTCACCAGTCGAAGGGGAAACGTAAGGACCAGGGAGGTACTCTCATACAGCAAAGATTATGGTGAGGACGAAAAAACCGTTATGGTCTTCTTGACCCCCTCCGACGTCAAGGGCGTAGGCTACCTGACGTGGTCGTATGAAGAGAGCGGCAAAGATGATGATACATGGCTCTTCATGCCGGCATTGCGAAAGGTTCGAAGAATATCCGGGTCCTCTCGTAACGACTATTTCATGGGTACCGACTTTACCTACGACGATATGGGAGACAGGGAAGTCGACGAGGATGAACACAAGCTAATTGGGGAAGAAACGGTGGACGGAAAACGGTGCTGGGTTGTCGAATCGACGCCGAAAGACCCCAACTATATGTATTCAAAAAAGATATCAAAGATTCGTCAGGATATTTCCATGGTTGTACAAGTCGACTACTTTGATCGTCAGGGTAAGCTGCTTAAGAAACTTGTCGTTTCCCAGATTGAACAGATCAACGGAATCTGGACGGCAGGACGGATGGAAATGGAGAACCTACAAGACCAACACACCACCCTTATGGAAACCAGGGGCGTCAGCTACAACCAAGAAGTGTCGGATGCTCTTTTCAGGGTCTCAACTCTTGAGCAGGGGAGAATTCGCTGA
- a CDS encoding DUF1302 family protein: MKKNHIRAAALAAFFCIMLPYPLLYAQLETSGFADSHYAFGTGDDQNLLSAESRLRSEIRLYSGDSSFFASVDGVYDSLVPSESGFTLKELYYEYMSEAFDLRIGRQIIIWGKADGLQITDIISPKDYTGFVGQEYEDTRLPAEAVKLRLLGALSTIEAIWIPVYTSSLLPSDSLNPLTSEYPDSIAYLGSALPVSYDFTEKNLPKDFWDSEWALRGSWYLPCMDLSLSLFHGWDDFPVQERSLTVDGSSGTVEVESRYYQIWMTGLDAAIPIKEVVLRTEGALFVGRRFSAAEGFGQSLEKNQIMGLSGIDWIPGNGWSLTAQYMEDWVLDYEDAMDRDRRSSTGTVSISKDLLRETLTLSASLAMGMVYWDSAIELEAEWSLSDALSLRGGIQLYSEGEDGKGDYAAYDDLDCAWIGARCSF; this comes from the coding sequence ATGAAGAAAAACCATATAAGGGCCGCCGCCTTGGCGGCCTTTTTTTGCATCATGCTTCCCTATCCCCTGCTCTATGCCCAGCTGGAGACCAGCGGTTTTGCAGATTCACACTATGCCTTTGGCACGGGAGATGATCAGAACCTATTGAGCGCCGAAAGCAGGCTACGAAGTGAAATACGCCTGTATTCGGGAGACTCGAGCTTCTTTGCATCGGTAGATGGTGTCTACGACAGCCTTGTTCCTTCCGAAAGTGGTTTTACCCTGAAGGAACTCTACTATGAATACATGTCCGAAGCTTTCGACCTGCGGATAGGACGCCAGATCATCATCTGGGGTAAGGCAGACGGACTACAAATCACCGATATTATATCGCCCAAGGACTATACAGGCTTCGTGGGACAGGAATACGAAGACACACGCCTTCCCGCTGAGGCGGTCAAGCTGAGGCTTCTGGGAGCTCTTTCCACCATAGAAGCGATATGGATTCCAGTCTACACATCTTCTCTTCTTCCAAGCGATTCTCTCAACCCTCTTACGAGCGAGTATCCCGATTCCATTGCGTACCTGGGATCTGCTCTTCCGGTCTCTTATGATTTCACGGAAAAGAATCTGCCGAAAGATTTCTGGGACAGTGAATGGGCTCTCAGAGGTTCCTGGTACCTTCCGTGTATGGACCTGAGCCTCTCCCTTTTCCACGGATGGGACGATTTTCCGGTCCAGGAAAGGAGTCTGACGGTAGACGGCAGCTCCGGAACCGTAGAGGTGGAATCACGCTATTATCAGATCTGGATGACCGGTCTCGACGCCGCCATTCCCATAAAGGAAGTAGTTCTGCGAACAGAGGGTGCCCTTTTCGTCGGTAGGCGGTTCTCTGCGGCCGAAGGCTTTGGCCAATCCCTAGAAAAAAACCAGATCATGGGCCTGTCCGGAATCGACTGGATACCGGGAAACGGGTGGTCGCTGACCGCCCAGTACATGGAAGATTGGGTCCTCGATTATGAAGATGCTATGGACCGGGATAGAAGAAGCAGTACGGGAACCGTAAGCATCTCGAAGGATCTGCTGCGGGAGACCCTCACTCTCTCGGCATCCCTCGCTATGGGAATGGTCTATTGGGATTCGGCAATTGAACTGGAAGCAGAATGGAGCCTCAGCGATGCGCTTTCACTTCGGGGCGGGATTCAACTCTATAGCGAGGGAGAGGATGGAAAGGGAGATTATGCAGCCTACGATGATCTTGACTGTGCCTGGATCGGCGCACGATGCAGTTTTTAA
- a CDS encoding flavocytochrome c yields the protein MKRLLTLSMVILLVFMTIGCGKKEQRFTAGTYEGAAPGIHGDDVVLEVTVDDTSIKEIQVIQNNETPGVSDAAFDRIPKAIIEGQTLAVDTVSGATYSSKAIIGAVTAALQAAGADIAALSAGKAESDADAVSSATKVMNADIVVVGAGGAGLAAAVSANQKGATVIVLEKMPQVGGNTIISGAAYNAVDPSRQKPAGIEDSIEKHYTQTYEGGDELGNPVLIHTMVENAYPTLQWLESLGMEFKGQIFTVLGGLWPRAHKPVKPLGTGYIETYMNYIKQHDGITLLTDTRAVDLYKEDGRVSVVKATGPDATIVAQGHKAVILATGGFGANIELRDTYNKIWPALTNIKTTNHPGATGDGLALAEKVGADLVGMEYIQLLPMGDPNTGSLSGNIELGVENRIFVNKDGKRFVDEGARRDVMTKALFDQEDAFMWVILDGHCYPTTDIKNNFNETMQELLDQGRAYKADNLEELADEIGVDADNLKASVAEFNKAVEAGGPDAFGRTLFADKIDQPPYYAGARKPTVHHTMGGIKINEKAQVIDKDGNVIPGLYAAGETTGGIHGSNRLGGNALVDINVFGKIAGENAAAESN from the coding sequence ATGAAGCGACTGCTTACTTTGTCCATGGTAATCCTACTTGTCTTCATGACAATCGGCTGCGGGAAAAAGGAACAACGGTTTACCGCAGGAACCTATGAGGGTGCCGCGCCGGGAATCCATGGCGACGATGTTGTCCTGGAGGTAACGGTAGACGACACCTCCATCAAAGAGATACAGGTGATTCAGAACAATGAGACCCCCGGGGTTTCCGATGCGGCTTTTGATCGGATTCCAAAAGCAATTATCGAGGGGCAAACCCTGGCTGTAGATACGGTTTCAGGTGCAACCTATTCCAGCAAGGCAATCATCGGAGCGGTTACTGCCGCTCTTCAAGCCGCCGGTGCGGATATCGCAGCCCTTTCGGCGGGAAAGGCTGAAAGCGATGCCGATGCTGTCTCATCGGCCACCAAGGTAATGAACGCCGATATTGTCGTCGTTGGTGCAGGAGGCGCTGGGCTTGCCGCAGCGGTTTCCGCCAACCAAAAGGGTGCCACGGTTATCGTCCTGGAAAAGATGCCGCAGGTAGGGGGCAATACCATTATATCGGGAGCGGCCTATAATGCAGTTGATCCCTCCCGCCAGAAACCGGCAGGTATCGAAGATTCAATCGAAAAGCATTATACCCAGACCTATGAAGGGGGAGATGAATTAGGTAATCCGGTTCTTATCCACACCATGGTGGAAAACGCCTACCCTACGCTCCAGTGGCTGGAAAGTCTGGGCATGGAATTCAAGGGTCAGATCTTCACCGTTTTGGGCGGACTGTGGCCCAGGGCCCATAAGCCGGTAAAGCCGCTTGGTACGGGCTACATCGAAACCTATATGAATTACATCAAGCAACATGACGGAATCACCCTCCTTACCGATACCAGGGCCGTCGATCTTTACAAGGAAGATGGCCGTGTCAGCGTCGTAAAAGCGACAGGCCCCGATGCCACGATAGTTGCCCAGGGCCATAAGGCGGTCATCCTTGCCACCGGCGGTTTCGGCGCAAATATCGAGCTTCGAGATACATACAATAAGATATGGCCAGCCCTTACCAATATCAAGACAACAAATCACCCCGGTGCTACAGGTGACGGATTGGCCCTGGCCGAGAAGGTAGGTGCCGATCTCGTCGGCATGGAGTATATTCAGCTGCTTCCCATGGGGGACCCGAATACCGGCAGCCTCTCGGGAAATATCGAGTTGGGGGTTGAAAACCGCATCTTCGTTAATAAGGACGGCAAGCGTTTTGTCGACGAAGGAGCCCGTCGTGATGTAATGACAAAGGCCCTCTTCGACCAGGAAGACGCCTTTATGTGGGTCATCCTCGATGGTCACTGTTACCCCACCACCGACATCAAGAATAACTTTAACGAAACGATGCAGGAGCTTCTTGATCAGGGTCGGGCGTATAAAGCGGATAACCTGGAAGAGCTGGCCGATGAAATCGGTGTTGATGCAGACAATCTGAAGGCTTCGGTGGCCGAATTCAACAAGGCCGTTGAGGCAGGCGGGCCGGATGCATTCGGACGAACCCTTTTTGCCGACAAGATCGATCAGCCCCCTTATTACGCAGGTGCGAGAAAACCAACGGTCCATCACACCATGGGCGGCATCAAGATTAATGAAAAGGCCCAGGTCATCGATAAAGATGGGAATGTGATTCCGGGGCTGTACGCTGCAGGAGAAACCACGGGAGGAATTCACGGCTCCAACCGCTTGGGTGGAAATGCCCTGGTTGATATCAATGTCTTCGGAAAGATTGCCGGAGAAAATGCCGCGGCAGAAAGCAATTAG
- a CDS encoding ADP-ribosylglycohydrolase family protein, whose protein sequence is MMIQSDYPERVYAGLLGKCIGVRLGAPVEPTVWSYERILETYGDISGYVKDYKNFAADDDVNGPLFFIRALYDYGTEREITAEDIGNCWLNYTREGKGFYWWGGYGRSTEHTAYLNLKHGIPAPSSGSLERNGATVAEQIGGQIFIDSWGLIFPDNPEAAARYGEMAASVSHDRNGIYGGRFIASAIASAFSLKEPEAIIERALSFIPQESEYARVTRAVIDFYHENSDDFRACRAFLEENFGYDRYPGVCHIIPNAGVCILSLLYGKGSLSRSVEIATMCGWDTDCNAGNVGTIMGVACGLAGVEEKYRGPINDFHAASSIAGSLNILDLPTEAKRLALLGYRMAGERAPEPLVSSTPERQLLFDFPFPGTTHGFRSSDSRYLTLSPGRDGERYVLSALVDRLPRYQKKRLFYKSFYRREDFSDERYLPAFTPQVYSGQSLCCRFRWEAYSEALPALSLYVRTTGDTSYLESRPFFPKRGVDGVLETEDLCWTIPDTGGRAIDEIGITVEGREKELCFGKLLLHRFSTEGKGTQTLDFAKECVEFDTITQTTYDGGAWMLEGDQVQAICPERNELYTGNFYTRDLMLRTTITPEHGESHMLILRAKGRRHGYFVGFDGKDRVRLVKNDNGLEECASVTFPWRHGRCYEVGASARGDVITFAVEGRMVLEYRDPHPYFYGMYGLAQLSASRTLFGSLVGEEL, encoded by the coding sequence ATGATGATTCAGTCCGATTACCCCGAACGGGTATATGCAGGTTTACTTGGAAAGTGCATCGGTGTTCGCCTTGGTGCTCCGGTGGAGCCGACGGTGTGGAGTTATGAGCGTATCCTGGAAACCTACGGGGATATTTCCGGCTATGTAAAGGATTACAAAAACTTTGCCGCCGACGACGATGTGAACGGTCCGCTCTTTTTTATTCGGGCTCTCTACGACTACGGAACAGAGCGGGAGATTACTGCCGAAGATATCGGTAACTGCTGGCTTAACTATACCCGGGAAGGGAAAGGTTTTTACTGGTGGGGGGGCTACGGCCGCAGTACCGAACACACGGCATACCTGAACTTGAAACATGGTATCCCGGCCCCTTCTTCCGGCTCGCTGGAACGCAATGGCGCCACTGTTGCCGAACAGATAGGCGGTCAAATTTTCATCGACTCCTGGGGACTGATTTTCCCCGATAATCCGGAGGCTGCCGCCCGCTATGGAGAGATGGCGGCCAGTGTCTCCCACGACCGGAACGGCATCTACGGCGGCCGTTTTATCGCATCCGCCATTGCCTCGGCCTTTTCGCTGAAGGAACCCGAAGCCATCATCGAGAGGGCCCTGTCCTTTATTCCGCAGGAAAGCGAATATGCCCGAGTCACCAGGGCGGTGATTGACTTTTATCACGAAAACAGTGACGATTTTCGGGCCTGCCGTGCCTTTCTCGAGGAGAATTTCGGCTACGATCGCTATCCCGGTGTTTGCCATATCATTCCCAATGCCGGTGTCTGCATCCTCTCCCTGCTCTATGGAAAGGGTTCCCTTTCCCGTTCGGTGGAGATTGCGACGATGTGCGGATGGGATACCGACTGCAATGCAGGAAATGTAGGGACGATTATGGGGGTCGCCTGCGGCCTTGCCGGGGTTGAGGAAAAATACCGGGGCCCCATAAATGATTTTCATGCCGCCAGTAGCATTGCAGGAAGCCTTAACATCCTGGATCTGCCCACCGAGGCAAAGCGACTGGCCCTTCTTGGCTACCGCATGGCGGGAGAGAGGGCCCCGGAACCCCTTGTCTCCTCGACACCGGAGCGGCAGCTGCTCTTCGACTTTCCTTTTCCCGGCACTACTCACGGATTCCGCTCCTCCGACAGCCGCTATCTGACCCTCTCCCCGGGAAGGGACGGTGAGCGATACGTTCTTTCTGCCCTGGTTGACCGGCTGCCCAGGTACCAGAAAAAGCGGCTTTTTTACAAGAGTTTCTATCGCAGGGAAGATTTCTCCGACGAACGCTACCTTCCGGCCTTCACCCCCCAGGTTTATTCCGGCCAGAGCCTGTGCTGCCGTTTCCGATGGGAGGCCTATTCCGAGGCGCTGCCGGCCCTCAGTCTCTACGTGAGGACGACCGGCGACACGTCATATCTGGAAAGCAGGCCCTTTTTTCCGAAGCGGGGAGTCGATGGCGTTCTGGAGACCGAAGATCTCTGCTGGACGATTCCCGATACCGGCGGCAGGGCCATCGATGAAATCGGTATCACCGTCGAGGGCCGCGAAAAGGAGCTCTGTTTTGGTAAACTGTTGCTTCACCGTTTTTCCACCGAAGGCAAGGGGACTCAAACCCTTGATTTCGCGAAGGAGTGTGTGGAATTTGATACCATTACCCAAACCACCTATGACGGCGGGGCATGGATGCTCGAGGGGGACCAGGTTCAGGCCATCTGTCCGGAGAGAAACGAACTCTATACCGGAAACTTTTATACCCGTGATCTCATGCTCCGGACGACCATCACACCGGAGCACGGTGAAAGTCACATGCTGATCCTCCGGGCGAAGGGACGGCGCCACGGTTATTTCGTCGGCTTCGACGGGAAGGACCGGGTCCGCCTTGTAAAAAACGACAACGGCCTGGAAGAGTGCGCGAGTGTTACCTTCCCCTGGCGTCACGGCAGGTGCTATGAGGTCGGGGCCTCGGCGCGGGGGGACGTGATCACCTTTGCTGTGGAGGGGAGAATGGTTCTTGAATATCGGGACCCCCATCCCTATTTCTACGGTATGTACGGGCTGGCTCAACTTTCAGCGTCCCGAACCCTGTTTGGCTCCCTGGTAGGAGAAGAGCTATAG
- a CDS encoding extracellular solute-binding protein yields MKRICVSLLVAMLSAIPLFAGGNQESSDVAADGVIKLRLVGKDNSPTEQINVDHINRIEKAIYEKEGLKLDIELVKVPEGSYAEKLNLMIMSGDIPDIIYFQGNDQAIANQGILEDLRPWIAESEIMQKAMLDFNKKRIASYPYLLWLAPPRIRVPMVRSDWYEAYGRKVESLDEYYDMLSFFKEQGGIGLTDTGNTDRIDYVFDRAFGITSTWKKQEGRWVYSRVTDQEKAKLAFYRKLYAEEILDPEYITTKWDAMEDKLYTGQVGMIASSAGTVVDIYESKMAKSAAGSGLTILPPAKGVDQGFTVDVTKESRGWAISAGSKHKKAAWAFLEFMASDDGQMLDRLGFEGIHYTVEDGTIKLTDRFNEWWPRYHEVVGWKSPVPLLGESAQKSLDIAVEYTKEDINFLIPKELAPSWDALQNLYREYAFKLISGEYPMDRFDDFVKEWYRLGGDRLTEYAQTVLQ; encoded by the coding sequence ATGAAACGAATTTGTGTTTCGCTTCTTGTGGCGATGCTCTCTGCGATTCCGCTCTTTGCGGGAGGGAATCAGGAATCCTCGGATGTCGCAGCCGACGGCGTGATCAAACTGCGGCTGGTAGGGAAGGATAACTCCCCGACGGAACAGATCAATGTCGATCATATCAATCGGATCGAAAAGGCGATCTACGAGAAAGAGGGGTTGAAGCTGGACATTGAACTTGTGAAGGTACCCGAAGGCAGCTACGCGGAAAAGCTCAACCTCATGATCATGAGCGGAGATATTCCCGACATCATCTATTTTCAGGGAAACGATCAGGCCATTGCAAATCAGGGAATCCTTGAGGACCTTCGACCCTGGATTGCAGAATCAGAGATCATGCAAAAGGCCATGCTGGATTTCAATAAAAAAAGGATCGCAAGCTATCCCTACCTTTTGTGGCTCGCTCCGCCCCGAATACGGGTTCCCATGGTGCGCAGCGATTGGTACGAGGCTTACGGCAGGAAGGTTGAGAGTCTGGATGAGTACTACGACATGCTCTCCTTTTTCAAGGAACAGGGGGGGATCGGCCTTACCGATACCGGGAATACCGATCGTATCGACTACGTCTTTGACCGGGCCTTCGGTATCACCTCGACCTGGAAGAAGCAGGAGGGGCGCTGGGTCTATTCCAGGGTAACCGATCAGGAAAAGGCGAAACTTGCCTTCTATCGCAAGCTCTATGCCGAGGAGATCCTCGATCCCGAATATATCACCACCAAGTGGGATGCCATGGAAGATAAGCTGTATACAGGGCAGGTCGGTATGATCGCCAGTTCCGCTGGTACGGTTGTCGATATCTACGAGAGTAAGATGGCGAAAAGTGCTGCCGGCAGTGGTTTGACGATTCTCCCTCCGGCTAAGGGCGTGGATCAAGGCTTTACCGTGGATGTTACCAAGGAGTCCCGGGGATGGGCAATCTCGGCTGGAAGCAAGCACAAGAAAGCGGCCTGGGCCTTTCTCGAGTTCATGGCAAGCGATGACGGCCAAATGCTGGATCGTCTCGGCTTTGAAGGAATCCACTACACCGTTGAAGACGGTACGATCAAGCTCACCGATCGTTTTAACGAATGGTGGCCCCGCTACCACGAGGTCGTCGGCTGGAAATCTCCGGTACCCCTGCTTGGCGAGAGCGCGCAAAAGAGTCTTGATATTGCGGTCGAATATACCAAAGAAGACATCAACTTTCTGATCCCCAAGGAGCTTGCTCCCAGTTGGGATGCCCTTCAGAATCTCTACCGCGAGTATGCTTTCAAGCTGATCAGCGGGGAATATCCCATGGACAGGTTCGACGATTTTGTGAAAGAGTGGTACCGCTTGGGAGGCGACCGCCTTACCGAATATGCCCAGACGGTTCTTCAATAG
- a CDS encoding carbohydrate ABC transporter permease codes for MVETRLSPFRFFNALLMMLLALVMVYPLINLLAISFTGPAAIARANGLTLFPRDATTATYKALLTNQKVYRGLFNSLFITFVGTAINIFLTSIAAYVLTRKYLFGRRLFLVLIIITMIFEGGLIPDYFLVKGLGLIDSYWSVILYKAINPYYLIILMRFFEKVPLSLEESARLEGAGEWQIFSRIILPVNKGGLATIGLFYGVFHWNEYFRALIYLNSEAKWPLQVVLRELIVGLDKAAFLGSLSFLKYSDASMMIDIKALKSGMIILAILPVLVLYPFILRYFTKGTMSGSVKE; via the coding sequence ATGGTAGAAACCAGGCTTAGCCCCTTTCGCTTCTTCAATGCTCTTTTGATGATGCTTCTCGCTTTGGTTATGGTTTACCCACTTATCAACCTTTTGGCCATCAGTTTTACCGGTCCCGCCGCCATAGCCCGTGCGAACGGCCTTACCCTCTTTCCGAGAGATGCTACCACAGCCACCTACAAGGCGCTTTTGACCAACCAGAAGGTATACCGGGGGCTTTTCAACAGCCTCTTCATCACCTTTGTCGGTACGGCGATCAACATCTTTCTTACCAGTATTGCAGCCTATGTGCTGACTCGGAAATATCTTTTCGGCAGGCGATTGTTTCTTGTCTTGATCATCATCACCATGATCTTTGAAGGCGGGCTCATCCCCGACTATTTTCTCGTGAAGGGGCTCGGCCTGATCGATTCCTACTGGTCGGTCATTCTTTATAAGGCTATTAATCCCTATTACCTCATTATCCTGATGAGATTTTTTGAAAAGGTGCCTCTTTCCCTCGAAGAGTCCGCACGGCTCGAAGGAGCCGGAGAGTGGCAGATTTTTTCCCGGATCATCCTGCCGGTAAACAAGGGCGGACTTGCGACCATTGGGCTTTTTTACGGCGTATTTCATTGGAATGAGTATTTCCGTGCTCTCATTTATTTGAACAGCGAGGCAAAGTGGCCTCTTCAGGTGGTACTGCGGGAATTAATCGTCGGCCTGGATAAAGCGGCCTTTCTCGGCAGTCTGAGTTTTCTGAAATATTCCGATGCCTCGATGATGATCGATATCAAGGCACTTAAATCAGGAATGATTATCTTGGCGATTTTACCGGTCCTGGTGCTCTATCCCTTTATACTCCGTTATTTTACCAAGGGCACCATGAGCGGAAGTGTAAAGGAGTAG